The following coding sequences lie in one Arachis stenosperma cultivar V10309 chromosome 5, arast.V10309.gnm1.PFL2, whole genome shotgun sequence genomic window:
- the LOC130981543 gene encoding DUF21 domain-containing protein At2g14520-like, with amino-acid sequence MSSFFDEQAPCCGTHFWVMVIMCWIFVLFAAITSGLALGLLSFSQVDLEVLVKAGQPHIQKNAAKIMPIIKNEHLLLSALLIAKSLALEGVSVSMEKMFPEWLAVIISATLLGIIAEIIPQALCSRYGLSVGATMTPFVKVLLLIFFPIAYPISKVLDWLFGKGHSALLGREELKALVHLHSNEAGKGGELSLHEATIIAGALDLTLKTAKDAMTPISETFSLDINSKLNMHTMALIMSKGHSRIPIYSGIPTNIVGIILVKNLIFCRLEDETPIKHMTIRRVPRVGENWPLYEILNQFQKGQSHMAVVIKGEVNIKDAATDSRGLRAFEMIDYTSISTDASNLTSQETEYYSATLKNAMKLEGDSDALRARSRCESEANASFENVEALNVHEEVIGIITLEDVMEELLQDDILDETDQYVDVHQNIKIKLQNPRRMSSGSSRRSSNSNQWWRNSDASRVCFLTPTYVSPISETNQN; translated from the exons ATGAGTTCATTCTTTGATGAACAGGCCCCATGTTGTGGAACTCATTTTTGGGTTATGGTAATCATGTGTTGGATCTTTGTACTATTTGCTGCTATCACATCTGGTTTAGCTCTTGGGCTCTTGTCCTTTAGCCAAGTTGATCTTGAGGTTCTTGTTAAAGCTGGCCAACCTCATATCCAGAAAAATGCTG CAAAGATTATGCCAATTATTAAGAATGAGCATTTACTTTTAAGCGCCCTCCTCATAGCTAAATCATTGGCATTGGAG GGGGTTTCTGTTTCTATGGAGAAAATGTTCCCAGAGTGGCTTGCAGTAATCATATCAGCTACCCTTTTAGGTATCATTGCTGAG ATTATCCCTCAAGCATTGTGCTCTAGATATGGTTTGAGTGTTGGGGCAACCATGACTCCCTTTGTGAAAGTACTTCTGTTGATTTTCTTCCCCATTGCATATCCAATTAGTAAG GTGTTGGATTGGCTTTTTGGCAAGGGGCATAGTGCACTTCTAGGAAGAGAAGAGCTCAAGGCTTTGGTTCATTTACATTCCAATGAG GCAGGTAAAGGGGGAGAGTTGTCACTACATGAAGCTACAATAATTGCTGGAGCATTAGACTTAACATTGAAGACTGCTAAAGATGCCATGACACCAATAAGTGAAACATTTTCTCTTGACATTAACTCCAAACTCAACAT GCATACAATGGCCTTGATAATGAGCAAAGGTCACAGCCGTATACCAATTTATTCTGGAATACCAACAAATATTGTTGGTATTATCCTG GTCAAGAATTTAATCTTCTGTCGTCTGGAAGACGAAACGCCCATTAAACATATGACGATTAGGAGAGTTCCTAG AGTAGGTGAAAATTGGCCACTATATGAGATCCTGAATCAATTTCAAAAGGGTCAAAGCCATATGGCTGTTGTCATCAAGGGTGAAGTGAACATCAAAGATGCTGCAACTGATTCACGTG GACTTCGCGCCTTTGAAATGATAGATTATACTAGTATCTCAACTGATGCATCAAATTTGACCTCACAAGAAACAGAATATTATAGTGCAACACTAAAGAATGCCATGAAGCTAGAGGGTGACTCGGATGCATTGCGCGCAAGATCACGATGCGAAAGCGAAGCAAACGCATCATTTGAGAACGTGGAAGCTCTTAATGTGCATGAAGAAGTAATTGGGATAATAACATTGGAAGATGTTATGGAAGAGCTACTTCAG GATGATATACTGGATGAAACTGATCAATATGTTGATGTTCATCAAAA taTCAAGATCAAACTGCAAAATCCAAGAAGAATGTCATCAGGGTCCTCCAGAAGATCCTCAAATTCTAATCAATGGTGGAGAAATTCAGACGCATCTCGAGTTTGCTTCTTAACTCCTACATATGTTTCACCCATTTCGGAAACTAACCAGAACTGA
- the LOC130983103 gene encoding uncharacterized protein LOC130983103, which produces MGNCLLGGMSEPEGVIKVITANGGIMEFTAPVTVNFITNEFPGHAIFPSHDLFWKPLSSLDELEPGQSYYLLPISSNNNNKEAEEYPFATATAGCSIVRQGHVRSRSVPTTPHPPPYRMSLDYQHQKGAGLLKTRRISKENFSCKKLTSKNSTSTNSSSCRFWKVKLAITPEQLLEILSQETRTKELMESVRIVAKCGGVSSCAGSAAASIVSEDWSHSSSGRSVNSSKIDALVLDI; this is translated from the coding sequence ATGGGAAACTGCTTGTTAGGGGGAATGTCAGAACCTGAAGGAGTAATCAAAGTGATAACAGCAAATGGTGGCATCATGGAATTCACTGCACCAGTAACAGTGAATTTCATCACCAATGAGTTCCCAGGGCATGCCATTTTCCCAAGCCATGACCTCTTCTGGAAGCCATTGTCATCATTAGATGAGCTTGAACCAGGTCAGTCATACTACTTGCTCCCAAtcagcagcaacaacaataacaaagaAGCTGAAGAATACCCTTTTGCCACGGCCACGGCCGGCTGCAGTATCGTCCGGCAAGGCCACGTCCGCTCTCGCAGTGTTCCTACAACTCCTCATCCTCCTCCATATAGAATGTCATTGGACTATCAGCACCAAAAAGGAGCAGGGTTGCTCAAAACAAGAAGAATCTCCAAAGAAAACTTCTCTTGCAAGAAACTGACTAGTAAGAACAGTACTAGTACTAATAGCAGTAGCTGTAGGTTCTGGAAAGTGAAGCTGGCGATTACGCCGGAGCAGTTGCTGGAGATTTTGTCACAAGAGACTAGGACCAAGGAATTGATGGAGAGTGTGAGGATTGTGGCAAAATGTGGTGGGGTTTCATCTTGTGCAGGTTCTGCAGCAGCAAGCATAGTTTCTGAAGATTGGAGCCATTCAAGCAGTGGTAGAAGTGTTAATTCCTCTAAGATTGATGCTTTAGTACTAGACATTTAA
- the LOC130982397 gene encoding uncharacterized protein LOC130982397 produces the protein MPVYDLPSKILCRVINVQLNVVFPDPYYAKLKAEPDMDEVLAQITLLPEQNQDETVEKEPPLPPRCHRPLHLDKWSLSKLSAVSRIRLKPGASKFSDSIETKYVEVNSNCGYRKNESRHYPIDSMGVRGICEDEIYAY, from the exons ATGCCTGTGTACGACCTCCCTTCTAAGATCCTTTGTCGGGTCATCAACGTGCAGCTCAACGTAGTGTTCCCTGATCCATATTATGCTAAG CTTAAGGCGGAGCCCGACATGGATGAGGTGCTTGCCCAGATTACCTTGCTTCCGGAGCAAAAT CAAGATGAGACCGTCGAGAAAGAGCCTCCGCTGCCACCACGGTGTCATCGTCCCTTGCACTTAGATAAATGGAGCCTCAG CAAACTATCAGCAGTGAGCAGGATCAGATTGAAACCTGGAGCTTCAAAGTTCAGTGATAGTATTGAAACAAAATATGTGGAAGTTAACAGTAATTGTGGATACAGAAAAAATGAGAGCAGACATTATCCAATAGATAGCATGGGAGTGCGAGGAATTTGTGAAGACGAAATCTATGCAtattga
- the LOC130982396 gene encoding uncharacterized protein LOC130982396, producing the protein MTGIRKSNNSMEDVDRLFANFKCGLSPPASALRERKRSKSRSENGGLRNDELPSRSPASGGSVGGEQKTPSTCSNATNLQSSIARLKSAAAKAKRFNRGKQLSPIVFYGSPCGVPPKKPIRLWRLLHEIRLDLSQQNKMTSRKEVWATFPRQDEAMKFAKDQEDVHVFSYQDHFNGQRRFLVSTYTEFWRRYKNMNSKFRHHYEVIQEGLPCHLYFDLEFDKRVNIGKDGDEMVELFISVVLEAFQEKYSIHGDLDWIVELDSSTKEKFSRHLIIRIPKVSFKDNSHAGAFVFEICSRIQNARETNKSFEKFFIMKDSSCNGSTSHLFVDTAVYTRNRCFRLFLSSKAGKSSFLLPTGRFKCKNLDEEEVFKASLICNMDVDCEKLLVCKPDLDCVKTLHFDTELNCNSGNSCQIPSEFTLNTCSSEVSTTYFVGNSPFPFLDRFILSVASVGNIPGKIYSWYLFSEFGLMVYSMTKNRYCERIGRHHKSNNVIYVVDLRRAVYYQKCHDPDCRGYRSPLRQIPVHVFANSSVVCGSEILDDEQTIHNEKEKNLQYEGDVHDNCNDSWWLDVVKVAEEIEKQTKTEPSTVKIIDDDDRDVEWWLAVERAASQAELTTSMN; encoded by the exons aTGACAGGAATCAGAAAAAGTAATAACAGCATGGAGGACGTCGATCGCTTGTTTGCAAACTTCAAGTGCGGTTTATCCCCTCCCG CATCTGCTCTGAGAGAAAGGAAAAGAAGTAAAAGCAGATCTGAGAATGGCGGTTTGAGGAACGATGAATTGCCGTCACGATCTCCGGCAAGTGGTGGATCAGTTGGCGGAGAACAGAAAACGCCTTCAACATGCAGTAATGCGACAAACTTGCAGTCTTCAATCGCGAGA CTAAAATCTGCAGCAGCTAAAGCAAAACGCTTTAATCGTGGTAAGCAGCTTTCTCCAATTGTATTCTATGGGTCTCCTTGTGGTGTGCCTCCCAAAAAACCAATCCGGTTATGGCGATTGCTACATGAGATTCGTCTTGATCTATCTCAGCAAAATAAAATGACATCAAG GAAGGAAGTTTGGGCTACGTTTCCAAGGCAGGATGAAGCAATGAAGTTTGCCAAAGACCAAGAGGATGTTCATGTTTTCAGCTATCAAGACCACTTCAATGGACAAAGAAGGTTCCTTGTGTCTACGTATACAGAATTCTGGCGAAG GTACAAAAACATGAATTCAAAATTCCGTCATCACTATGAAGTCATTCAAGAG GGTTTACCATGCCACCTTTATTTTGACTTGGAGTTTGATAAAAGAGTCAACATTGGAAAGGATGGAGATGAGATGGTCGAGCTCTTTATATCAGTAGTTCTAGAAGCTTTTCAGGAAAAATATTCAATCCATGGAGACCTTGATTGGATAGTAGAACTTGATTCTTCAACCAAAG AGAAGTTCTCGCGTCATCTAATCATTCGCATACCAAAAGTTTCTTTTAAGGATAACTCTCATGCAGGAGCTTTTGTTTTCGAA ATATGCTCAAGAATTCAAAATGCAAGGGAGACAAATAAAAgctttgaaaaattttttattatgaaagattCAAGTTGCAATGGATCTACAAGCCATCTTTTTGTGGACACAGCTGTATATACTCGGAATCGTTGTTTCCGCCTTTTCTTATCTTCAAAGGCGGGAAAGAGTTCTTTTCTTCTGCCAACAGGGCGATTCAAGTGTAAGAACTTG GATGAAGAAGAAGTGTTCAAGGCTTCCTTGATTTGCAATATGGatgttgattgtgaaaagcttTTGGTCTGCAAACCAGACCTCGATTGTGTAAAGACTCTGCATTTTGATACAGAG CTGAATTGCAATTCTGGAAATTCATGCCAAATTCCTTCGGAGTTTACGCTGAATACTTGCAGCAGTGAGGTTTCAACAACATACTTTGTTGGAAATTCTCCATTCCCATTTCTGGACAGATTTATTCTATCTGTGGCCTCTGTTGGAAATATACCAG GAAAAATATACAGCTGGTATTTATTCTCCGAATTTGGGTTGATGGTTTACAGCATGACAAAAAATAGATATTGTGAGCGAATTGGCAGACACCATAAAAGCAATAATG TGATATATGTCGTTGATCTGAGAAGGGCAGTATATTACCAGAAATGTCATGATCCTGATTGCAGAG GGTACAGATCTCCCTTGAGACAAATTCCAGTTCATGTCTTCGCCAATTCTTCCGTTGTATGTGGTTCTGAGATATTAGATGATGAACAGACAATACAtaatgagaaagaaaaaaatttacaataTGAAGGGGATGTCCACGACAACTGCAATGATTCTTGGTGGCTAGATGTCGTGAAAGTTGCCGAAGAGATTGAGAAGCAAACCAAGACAGAACCGAGTACTGTG AAGATAATCGATGATGATGATCGAGATGTTGAATGGTGGTTAGCGGTTGAAAGGGCTGCATCTCAGGCGGAACTGACCACTTCCATGAACTAA